Proteins from one Euwallacea similis isolate ESF13 chromosome 13, ESF131.1, whole genome shotgun sequence genomic window:
- the LOC136413258 gene encoding mitogen-activated protein kinase kinase kinase 11-like isoform X5: protein MPPLVGAPSPVRQLRRMDRSTVARYAFTGPPSSCPSTPSSTQLVEIYPGCSGLCTALYDYAAQTEDELTLQKGEIVVILSKDAKISGDEGWWTGRISEKVGIFPANFVIDSCETDSSVDSIFADVNLIKIDFKELKLEEVIGVGGFCKVYRGEWRGQEVAVKAARQDADEDVQVTMENVIKEAKLFCLLRHENIVSLEGVCLQEPNLCLVLEYCRGGSLNRVLAGRKIRPDILVDWAIQIARGMDYLHCRAPISLIHRDLKSSNVLLSEAIENEDLNFKTLKITDFGLAREVYQTTRMSQAGTYAWMAPEVIRDSTFSKASDIWSYGVLLWELLTGEVPYKGIDTLAVAYGVACNKLTLPIPTTCPQPWKELMQKCWEPDPHNRPSFEQILVDLDVIVHSSFTQTPHESFHIMQEDWREEIEVVLLELRRKEKELRSREEDLNRAQMQQRLHEEELKQKEQELHAREMHILERELNFMINQQQTPTPKKRKGKFKRSRLKFGKEPGSIISSPLDFRHTLTVKHTLEPKGGIPNSPPGSPAVPRLRAIAHPADGVKGKTWGPSTCHQKERGQIMLPTAKNSVNFSKSAPNLDKSRSSPGGVPRIIHSEIGYSQECLPSIIYYVPPEDWGPEYPIAGSVRHNIPMPTLYNAEGQRLKPKLSIVELVLYNIAAMLAGVASGYDVRLSNISPLHPKLQPNSHVEVDMPAWRPVEPQDYEYSTISGYNHNTYHGPTKHCRPMLTGSQLLAVKNEEKRPLRFTDSPQHHAPNPSPRRKSSSTSNDGSDLYGPFERSATIYIPGDYHRCQTDPGHCVGCSIRQPEPYSTYSGQYDQSCSSEHSGTTATLYGYGTDYAYDNPSSISSHSGGRTPQRMPIQSHRRTPSNVSNASSTTTSGSNVNPSFRLEEECTPTHYLPRRPQYEFDYNSYSRTNSQESNFERPTTLETVGYTKLRSSLKRNNYTTGGHSGGNTPTNPTPPDSLTSDDSSYISAKESNNGSVSRVRFSPTTLIDLPVPGQNLDTTIPLQARRSRPRPTLAEMEREFL, encoded by the exons ATGCCTCCATTGGTGGGCGCCCCCTCGCCCGTCCGCCAACTGAGGCGCATGGACCGCTCTACTGTCGCCCGATACGCATTCACGGGCCCCCCCAGCAGCTGTCCTAGTACTCCTAGTTCTACACAGTTAG TGGAAATTTATCCAGGATGCTCAGGGTTATGCACCGCTTTGTACGACTATGCAGCACAGACTGAAGACGAGTTAACACTCCAGAAAGGGGAAATTGTTGTGATATTATCTAAAGATGCCAAGATATCTGGTGATGAAGGCTGGTGGACAGGAAGGATTAGTGAAAAG GTTGGAATCTTCCCTGCAAATTTTGTCATTGATTCTTGCGAAACAGACAGCAGTGTTGACTCGATTTTTGCCGATGTTAATCTTATCAAAATCGATTTTAAGGAACTCAAGCTGGAAGAGGTGATAGGAGTTGGTGGCTTTTGTAAG GTATACCGAGGAGAATGGCGTGGACAAGAGGTGGCTGTAAAAGCCGCCCGCCAAGATGCAGACGAAGATGTACAGGTCACAATGGAAAACGTAATAAAGGAGGCGAAGCTCTTCTGTCTCTTAAGGCACGAGAACATTGTCTCGTTAGAAGGCGTGTGCCTTCAGGAACCGAACCTTTGTCTGGTCCTGGAATATTGTCGTGGCGGTTCCCTGAATCGGGTACTAGCCGGTCGGAAGATTCGACCGGATATTCTAGTGGACTGGGCCATTCAGATAGCACGAGGCATGGATTATTTGCACTGCAGAGCACCCATATCTCTTATTCATCGGGATTTGAAGAGTTCGAATG TGCTACTTAGCGAAGCGATCGAAAACGaagatttgaatttcaaaacgTTGAAAATAACCGACTTTGGCCTGGCCAGAGAAGTTTATCAGACTACAAGGATGTCACAAGCTG GAACGTATGCATGGATGGCTCCGGAAGTAATTCGAGATTCCACATTCTCAAAAGCCAGCGACATCTGGAGCTATGGAGTGCTCCTTTGGGAATTACTAACAGGAGAAGTGCCTTATAAAGGAATCGACACATTGGCTGTTGCTTATGGAGTAGCATGCAACAAGCTCACTCTTCCCATACCTACCACATGTCCTCAACCATGGAAAGAATTGATGCAAA AATGTTGGGAACCGGATCCTCACAATCGCCCTTCATTTGAACAAATACTTGTGGATTTGGACGTGATCGTGCACTCATCATTCACTCAAACTCCTCACGAATCATTTCATATTATGCAGGAAGATTGGCGAGAGGAAATTGAAGTGGTGTTGTTGGAGCTTCGCAGAAAAGAAAAG GAATTGCGGAGTAGAGAAGAGGATTTAAACCGCGCCCAAATGCAACAAAGACTGCATGAGGAAGAACTGAAACAAAAGGAACAGGAGTTGCATGCGAGGGAAATGCACATCTTGGAGCGGGAATTGAACTTCATGATCAACCAGCAGCAAACGCCGACCCCGAAGAAAAGAAAAG GGAAATTTAAACGTTCCCGTTTGAAGTTCGGCAAAGAACCAGGATCGATAATCAGTTCTCCGCTAGATTTTCGACATACCTTAACGGTAAAACACACTTTGGAACCTAAAGGGGGCATTCCTAACAGTCCTCCAGGCTCTCCTGCTGTTCCTCGTTTAAGAGCAATAGCGC ACCCTGCGGATGGCGTGAAAGGTAAGACGTGGGGCCCGAGCACGTGTCATCAGAAGGAACGAGGCCAAATCATGTTGCCAACGGCGAAAAACAGCgtgaatttttccaaaagtgCCCCGAACCTGGACAAATCGAGATCGTCCCCCGGGGGCGTTCCTCGCATCATTCACAGCGAAATAG GCTACTCTCAGGAGTGTCTTCCCAGTATAATAT ATTACGTGCCTCCTGAAGATTGGGGACCGGAATATCCTATTGCGGGTTCGGTTAGGCATAACATTCCCATGCCCACGCTGTATAATGCGGAAG gtCAAAGATTAAAACCAAAGCTCAGCATAGTAGAACTAGTCCTTTACAACATTGCCGCCATGCTGGCCGGAGTGGCTTCCGGATACGACGTAAGACTGTCAAATATATCCCCTTTGCACCCTAAATTGCAACCTAATAG TCATGTTGAAGTAGATATGCCAGCCTGGAGACCTGTAGAGCCTCAGGATTATGAATATTCCACTATATCCGGTTATAATCACAACACATACCATGGCCCCACGAAACATTGCAGACCGATGTTGACGGGGTCCCAATTATTGGCTGTTAAAAATGAGGAGAAGCGACCATTAAGGTTCACAGATTCTCCTCAACACCACGCTCCTAACCCTTCTCCTCGAAGGAAGTCAAGTTCAACCAGTAACGACGGCTCAGACCTTTACGGGCCCTTCGAAAGATCAGCCACTATATACATTCCAGGCGACTATCACAGATGCCAGACTGATCCAGGACATTGTGTGGGTTGCAGTATTCGACAACCGGAACCTTACTCTACGTATAGTGGGCAGTATGACCAAAGTTGCAGTTCGGAGCATAGTGGAACCACTGCCACTTTGTATGGTTATGGGACTGATTATGCTTATGATAACCCGAGTAGTATTAGCAGTCATAGTGGGGGGAGGACGCCACAGAGGATGCCCATTCAGAGCCATCGAAGGACACCTTCTAATGTTAGTAATGCGAGTTCCACTACCACAAGTGGGTCGAATGTTAATCCTAGTTTTAG GTTAGAAGAAGAGTGCACCCCCACTCACTACCTCCCTAGACGACCGCAGTATGAATTCGACTACAATTCATATTCTCGGACCAATTCTCAAgagtcaaattttgaaagacctACTACTTTAGAAACG GTTGGATATACTAAATTGCGATCCAGTCTGAAGCGGAATAATTACACAACGGGGGGCCATTCTGGGGGAAACACCCCCACGAATCCCACACCTCCGGATAGCCTAACCAGCGACGATAGTTCATATATTTCTGCCAAGGAGAGTAATAATGGATCTGTTAGcag AGTTCGCTTTTCACCGACAACTCTCATAGATTTGCCAGTCCCTGGACAAAATTTAGACACCACGATACCCTTACAGGCACGAAGGAGTCGGCCACGACCCACTTTAGCTGAGATGGAGAGGGAATTTTTATAG
- the LOC136413258 gene encoding mitogen-activated protein kinase kinase kinase 11-like isoform X1, whose product MPPLVGAPSPVRQLRRMDRSTVARYAFTGPPSSCPSTPSSTQLVEIYPGCSGLCTALYDYAAQTEDELTLQKGEIVVILSKDAKISGDEGWWTGRISEKVGIFPANFVIDSCETDSSVDSIFADVNLIKIDFKELKLEEVIGVGGFCKVYRGEWRGQEVAVKAARQDADEDVQVTMENVIKEAKLFCLLRHENIVSLEGVCLQEPNLCLVLEYCRGGSLNRVLAGRKIRPDILVDWAIQIARGMDYLHCRAPISLIHRDLKSSNVLLSEAIENEDLNFKTLKITDFGLAREVYQTTRMSQAGTYAWMAPEVIRDSTFSKASDIWSYGVLLWELLTGEVPYKGIDTLAVAYGVACNKLTLPIPTTCPQPWKELMQKCWEPDPHNRPSFEQILVDLDVIVHSSFTQTPHESFHIMQEDWREEIEVVLLELRRKEKACKSYEEELRSREEDLNRAQMQQRLHEEELKQKEQELHAREMHILERELNFMINQQQTPTPKKRKGKFKRSRLKFGKEPGSIISSPLDFRHTLTVKHTLEPKGGIPNSPPGSPAVPRLRAIAPLSDPADGVKGKTWGPSTCHQKERGQIMLPTAKNSVNFSKSAPNLDKSRSSPGGVPRIIHSEIGYSQECLPSIIYYVPPEDWGPEYPIAGSVRHNIPMPTLYNAEGQRLKPKLSIVELVLYNIAAMLAGVASGYDVRLSNISPLHPKLQPNSHVEVDMPAWRPVEPQDYEYSTISGYNHNTYHGPTKHCRPMLTGSQLLAVKNEEKRPLRFTDSPQHHAPNPSPRRKSSSTSNDGSDLYGPFERSATIYIPGDYHRCQTDPGHCVGCSIRQPEPYSTYSGQYDQSCSSEHSGTTATLYGYGTDYAYDNPSSISSHSGGRTPQRMPIQSHRRTPSNVSNASSTTTSGSNVNPSFRLEEECTPTHYLPRRPQYEFDYNSYSRTNSQESNFERPTTLETVGYTKLRSSLKRNNYTTGGHSGGNTPTNPTPPDSLTSDDSSYISAKESNNGSVSRVRFSPTTLIDLPVPGQNLDTTIPLQARRSRPRPTLAEMEREFL is encoded by the exons ATGCCTCCATTGGTGGGCGCCCCCTCGCCCGTCCGCCAACTGAGGCGCATGGACCGCTCTACTGTCGCCCGATACGCATTCACGGGCCCCCCCAGCAGCTGTCCTAGTACTCCTAGTTCTACACAGTTAG TGGAAATTTATCCAGGATGCTCAGGGTTATGCACCGCTTTGTACGACTATGCAGCACAGACTGAAGACGAGTTAACACTCCAGAAAGGGGAAATTGTTGTGATATTATCTAAAGATGCCAAGATATCTGGTGATGAAGGCTGGTGGACAGGAAGGATTAGTGAAAAG GTTGGAATCTTCCCTGCAAATTTTGTCATTGATTCTTGCGAAACAGACAGCAGTGTTGACTCGATTTTTGCCGATGTTAATCTTATCAAAATCGATTTTAAGGAACTCAAGCTGGAAGAGGTGATAGGAGTTGGTGGCTTTTGTAAG GTATACCGAGGAGAATGGCGTGGACAAGAGGTGGCTGTAAAAGCCGCCCGCCAAGATGCAGACGAAGATGTACAGGTCACAATGGAAAACGTAATAAAGGAGGCGAAGCTCTTCTGTCTCTTAAGGCACGAGAACATTGTCTCGTTAGAAGGCGTGTGCCTTCAGGAACCGAACCTTTGTCTGGTCCTGGAATATTGTCGTGGCGGTTCCCTGAATCGGGTACTAGCCGGTCGGAAGATTCGACCGGATATTCTAGTGGACTGGGCCATTCAGATAGCACGAGGCATGGATTATTTGCACTGCAGAGCACCCATATCTCTTATTCATCGGGATTTGAAGAGTTCGAATG TGCTACTTAGCGAAGCGATCGAAAACGaagatttgaatttcaaaacgTTGAAAATAACCGACTTTGGCCTGGCCAGAGAAGTTTATCAGACTACAAGGATGTCACAAGCTG GAACGTATGCATGGATGGCTCCGGAAGTAATTCGAGATTCCACATTCTCAAAAGCCAGCGACATCTGGAGCTATGGAGTGCTCCTTTGGGAATTACTAACAGGAGAAGTGCCTTATAAAGGAATCGACACATTGGCTGTTGCTTATGGAGTAGCATGCAACAAGCTCACTCTTCCCATACCTACCACATGTCCTCAACCATGGAAAGAATTGATGCAAA AATGTTGGGAACCGGATCCTCACAATCGCCCTTCATTTGAACAAATACTTGTGGATTTGGACGTGATCGTGCACTCATCATTCACTCAAACTCCTCACGAATCATTTCATATTATGCAGGAAGATTGGCGAGAGGAAATTGAAGTGGTGTTGTTGGAGCTTCGCAGAAAAGAAAAG gcGTGCAAATCATACGAGGAG GAATTGCGGAGTAGAGAAGAGGATTTAAACCGCGCCCAAATGCAACAAAGACTGCATGAGGAAGAACTGAAACAAAAGGAACAGGAGTTGCATGCGAGGGAAATGCACATCTTGGAGCGGGAATTGAACTTCATGATCAACCAGCAGCAAACGCCGACCCCGAAGAAAAGAAAAG GGAAATTTAAACGTTCCCGTTTGAAGTTCGGCAAAGAACCAGGATCGATAATCAGTTCTCCGCTAGATTTTCGACATACCTTAACGGTAAAACACACTTTGGAACCTAAAGGGGGCATTCCTAACAGTCCTCCAGGCTCTCCTGCTGTTCCTCGTTTAAGAGCAATAGCGC CTCTTTCAGACCCTGCGGATGGCGTGAAAGGTAAGACGTGGGGCCCGAGCACGTGTCATCAGAAGGAACGAGGCCAAATCATGTTGCCAACGGCGAAAAACAGCgtgaatttttccaaaagtgCCCCGAACCTGGACAAATCGAGATCGTCCCCCGGGGGCGTTCCTCGCATCATTCACAGCGAAATAG GCTACTCTCAGGAGTGTCTTCCCAGTATAATAT ATTACGTGCCTCCTGAAGATTGGGGACCGGAATATCCTATTGCGGGTTCGGTTAGGCATAACATTCCCATGCCCACGCTGTATAATGCGGAAG gtCAAAGATTAAAACCAAAGCTCAGCATAGTAGAACTAGTCCTTTACAACATTGCCGCCATGCTGGCCGGAGTGGCTTCCGGATACGACGTAAGACTGTCAAATATATCCCCTTTGCACCCTAAATTGCAACCTAATAG TCATGTTGAAGTAGATATGCCAGCCTGGAGACCTGTAGAGCCTCAGGATTATGAATATTCCACTATATCCGGTTATAATCACAACACATACCATGGCCCCACGAAACATTGCAGACCGATGTTGACGGGGTCCCAATTATTGGCTGTTAAAAATGAGGAGAAGCGACCATTAAGGTTCACAGATTCTCCTCAACACCACGCTCCTAACCCTTCTCCTCGAAGGAAGTCAAGTTCAACCAGTAACGACGGCTCAGACCTTTACGGGCCCTTCGAAAGATCAGCCACTATATACATTCCAGGCGACTATCACAGATGCCAGACTGATCCAGGACATTGTGTGGGTTGCAGTATTCGACAACCGGAACCTTACTCTACGTATAGTGGGCAGTATGACCAAAGTTGCAGTTCGGAGCATAGTGGAACCACTGCCACTTTGTATGGTTATGGGACTGATTATGCTTATGATAACCCGAGTAGTATTAGCAGTCATAGTGGGGGGAGGACGCCACAGAGGATGCCCATTCAGAGCCATCGAAGGACACCTTCTAATGTTAGTAATGCGAGTTCCACTACCACAAGTGGGTCGAATGTTAATCCTAGTTTTAG GTTAGAAGAAGAGTGCACCCCCACTCACTACCTCCCTAGACGACCGCAGTATGAATTCGACTACAATTCATATTCTCGGACCAATTCTCAAgagtcaaattttgaaagacctACTACTTTAGAAACG GTTGGATATACTAAATTGCGATCCAGTCTGAAGCGGAATAATTACACAACGGGGGGCCATTCTGGGGGAAACACCCCCACGAATCCCACACCTCCGGATAGCCTAACCAGCGACGATAGTTCATATATTTCTGCCAAGGAGAGTAATAATGGATCTGTTAGcag AGTTCGCTTTTCACCGACAACTCTCATAGATTTGCCAGTCCCTGGACAAAATTTAGACACCACGATACCCTTACAGGCACGAAGGAGTCGGCCACGACCCACTTTAGCTGAGATGGAGAGGGAATTTTTATAG
- the LOC136413258 gene encoding mitogen-activated protein kinase kinase kinase 11-like isoform X7, which translates to MPPLVGAPSPVRQLRRMDRSTVARYAFTGPPSSCPSTPSSTQLGCSGLCTALYDYAAQTEDELTLQKGEIVVILSKDAKISGDEGWWTGRISEKVGIFPANFVIDSCETDSSVDSIFADVNLIKIDFKELKLEEVIGVGGFCKVYRGEWRGQEVAVKAARQDADEDVQVTMENVIKEAKLFCLLRHENIVSLEGVCLQEPNLCLVLEYCRGGSLNRVLAGRKIRPDILVDWAIQIARGMDYLHCRAPISLIHRDLKSSNVLLSEAIENEDLNFKTLKITDFGLAREVYQTTRMSQAGTYAWMAPEVIRDSTFSKASDIWSYGVLLWELLTGEVPYKGIDTLAVAYGVACNKLTLPIPTTCPQPWKELMQKCWEPDPHNRPSFEQILVDLDVIVHSSFTQTPHESFHIMQEDWREEIEVVLLELRRKEKACKSYEEELRSREEDLNRAQMQQRLHEEELKQKEQELHAREMHILERELNFMINQQQTPTPKKRKGKFKRSRLKFGKEPGSIISSPLDFRHTLTVKHTLEPKGGIPNSPPGSPAVPRLRAIAHPADGVKGKTWGPSTCHQKERGQIMLPTAKNSVNFSKSAPNLDKSRSSPGGVPRIIHSEIDYVPPEDWGPEYPIAGSVRHNIPMPTLYNAEGQRLKPKLSIVELVLYNIAAMLAGVASGYDVRLSNISPLHPKLQPNSHVEVDMPAWRPVEPQDYEYSTISGYNHNTYHGPTKHCRPMLTGSQLLAVKNEEKRPLRFTDSPQHHAPNPSPRRKSSSTSNDGSDLYGPFERSATIYIPGDYHRCQTDPGHCVGCSIRQPEPYSTYSGQYDQSCSSEHSGTTATLYGYGTDYAYDNPSSISSHSGGRTPQRMPIQSHRRTPSNVSNASSTTTSGSNVNPSFRLEEECTPTHYLPRRPQYEFDYNSYSRTNSQESNFERPTTLETVGYTKLRSSLKRNNYTTGGHSGGNTPTNPTPPDSLTSDDSSYISAKESNNGSVSRVRFSPTTLIDLPVPGQNLDTTIPLQARRSRPRPTLAEMEREFL; encoded by the exons ATGCCTCCATTGGTGGGCGCCCCCTCGCCCGTCCGCCAACTGAGGCGCATGGACCGCTCTACTGTCGCCCGATACGCATTCACGGGCCCCCCCAGCAGCTGTCCTAGTACTCCTAGTTCTACACAGTTAG GATGCTCAGGGTTATGCACCGCTTTGTACGACTATGCAGCACAGACTGAAGACGAGTTAACACTCCAGAAAGGGGAAATTGTTGTGATATTATCTAAAGATGCCAAGATATCTGGTGATGAAGGCTGGTGGACAGGAAGGATTAGTGAAAAG GTTGGAATCTTCCCTGCAAATTTTGTCATTGATTCTTGCGAAACAGACAGCAGTGTTGACTCGATTTTTGCCGATGTTAATCTTATCAAAATCGATTTTAAGGAACTCAAGCTGGAAGAGGTGATAGGAGTTGGTGGCTTTTGTAAG GTATACCGAGGAGAATGGCGTGGACAAGAGGTGGCTGTAAAAGCCGCCCGCCAAGATGCAGACGAAGATGTACAGGTCACAATGGAAAACGTAATAAAGGAGGCGAAGCTCTTCTGTCTCTTAAGGCACGAGAACATTGTCTCGTTAGAAGGCGTGTGCCTTCAGGAACCGAACCTTTGTCTGGTCCTGGAATATTGTCGTGGCGGTTCCCTGAATCGGGTACTAGCCGGTCGGAAGATTCGACCGGATATTCTAGTGGACTGGGCCATTCAGATAGCACGAGGCATGGATTATTTGCACTGCAGAGCACCCATATCTCTTATTCATCGGGATTTGAAGAGTTCGAATG TGCTACTTAGCGAAGCGATCGAAAACGaagatttgaatttcaaaacgTTGAAAATAACCGACTTTGGCCTGGCCAGAGAAGTTTATCAGACTACAAGGATGTCACAAGCTG GAACGTATGCATGGATGGCTCCGGAAGTAATTCGAGATTCCACATTCTCAAAAGCCAGCGACATCTGGAGCTATGGAGTGCTCCTTTGGGAATTACTAACAGGAGAAGTGCCTTATAAAGGAATCGACACATTGGCTGTTGCTTATGGAGTAGCATGCAACAAGCTCACTCTTCCCATACCTACCACATGTCCTCAACCATGGAAAGAATTGATGCAAA AATGTTGGGAACCGGATCCTCACAATCGCCCTTCATTTGAACAAATACTTGTGGATTTGGACGTGATCGTGCACTCATCATTCACTCAAACTCCTCACGAATCATTTCATATTATGCAGGAAGATTGGCGAGAGGAAATTGAAGTGGTGTTGTTGGAGCTTCGCAGAAAAGAAAAG gcGTGCAAATCATACGAGGAG GAATTGCGGAGTAGAGAAGAGGATTTAAACCGCGCCCAAATGCAACAAAGACTGCATGAGGAAGAACTGAAACAAAAGGAACAGGAGTTGCATGCGAGGGAAATGCACATCTTGGAGCGGGAATTGAACTTCATGATCAACCAGCAGCAAACGCCGACCCCGAAGAAAAGAAAAG GGAAATTTAAACGTTCCCGTTTGAAGTTCGGCAAAGAACCAGGATCGATAATCAGTTCTCCGCTAGATTTTCGACATACCTTAACGGTAAAACACACTTTGGAACCTAAAGGGGGCATTCCTAACAGTCCTCCAGGCTCTCCTGCTGTTCCTCGTTTAAGAGCAATAGCGC ACCCTGCGGATGGCGTGAAAGGTAAGACGTGGGGCCCGAGCACGTGTCATCAGAAGGAACGAGGCCAAATCATGTTGCCAACGGCGAAAAACAGCgtgaatttttccaaaagtgCCCCGAACCTGGACAAATCGAGATCGTCCCCCGGGGGCGTTCCTCGCATCATTCACAGCGAAATAG ATTACGTGCCTCCTGAAGATTGGGGACCGGAATATCCTATTGCGGGTTCGGTTAGGCATAACATTCCCATGCCCACGCTGTATAATGCGGAAG gtCAAAGATTAAAACCAAAGCTCAGCATAGTAGAACTAGTCCTTTACAACATTGCCGCCATGCTGGCCGGAGTGGCTTCCGGATACGACGTAAGACTGTCAAATATATCCCCTTTGCACCCTAAATTGCAACCTAATAG TCATGTTGAAGTAGATATGCCAGCCTGGAGACCTGTAGAGCCTCAGGATTATGAATATTCCACTATATCCGGTTATAATCACAACACATACCATGGCCCCACGAAACATTGCAGACCGATGTTGACGGGGTCCCAATTATTGGCTGTTAAAAATGAGGAGAAGCGACCATTAAGGTTCACAGATTCTCCTCAACACCACGCTCCTAACCCTTCTCCTCGAAGGAAGTCAAGTTCAACCAGTAACGACGGCTCAGACCTTTACGGGCCCTTCGAAAGATCAGCCACTATATACATTCCAGGCGACTATCACAGATGCCAGACTGATCCAGGACATTGTGTGGGTTGCAGTATTCGACAACCGGAACCTTACTCTACGTATAGTGGGCAGTATGACCAAAGTTGCAGTTCGGAGCATAGTGGAACCACTGCCACTTTGTATGGTTATGGGACTGATTATGCTTATGATAACCCGAGTAGTATTAGCAGTCATAGTGGGGGGAGGACGCCACAGAGGATGCCCATTCAGAGCCATCGAAGGACACCTTCTAATGTTAGTAATGCGAGTTCCACTACCACAAGTGGGTCGAATGTTAATCCTAGTTTTAG GTTAGAAGAAGAGTGCACCCCCACTCACTACCTCCCTAGACGACCGCAGTATGAATTCGACTACAATTCATATTCTCGGACCAATTCTCAAgagtcaaattttgaaagacctACTACTTTAGAAACG GTTGGATATACTAAATTGCGATCCAGTCTGAAGCGGAATAATTACACAACGGGGGGCCATTCTGGGGGAAACACCCCCACGAATCCCACACCTCCGGATAGCCTAACCAGCGACGATAGTTCATATATTTCTGCCAAGGAGAGTAATAATGGATCTGTTAGcag AGTTCGCTTTTCACCGACAACTCTCATAGATTTGCCAGTCCCTGGACAAAATTTAGACACCACGATACCCTTACAGGCACGAAGGAGTCGGCCACGACCCACTTTAGCTGAGATGGAGAGGGAATTTTTATAG